In Desulfobacterales bacterium, a single window of DNA contains:
- a CDS encoding acetate--CoA ligase family protein, producing the protein MKQNNGTVLNNIPERIALSEYDSKKLLKKYGVPVVSESVAEDEDEAVAIAETIGFPVVVKAVGSNILHKTDRKLLQLNLAGAEAVRHAVRSIAHNAADDLEGILIQPYLAGKREFIAGLFRDVQFGPVIVFGAGGIFAEALADVTFRLAPIREADAAEMMQAIKARALLGSFRGEPPVRKEQVIATLVGLSQSAAEMPEIAEIDINPLMVMPDGQTCAVDALIVKYINRPVEQKYLPPVSPESLGRFFYPRSIAFVGASSQIGKWGHMLFTITASGGFTGDIYLVNPKGERIAERTVFKSVVEIPGDVDLAVVTIPAAKVADLIPEFKQKGIRNMLLITSGFAETGAEGKKMEEMLLQKAAAAGILMVGPNTMGICNPHIHLYCTGSHVRPLPGSTAIVAQSGNMGTQLLAFAEQQAIGIRAFCGSGNEAMITIEDYLDAFEKDELTRTVMLYVESVKNGRRFFESACRVGQKKPIVLLKGGRSKAGNRAAASHTGALTSDIKVFDAMCRQAGIVKVERPMDLLDLAAAFSSLPLPKGNRVAIMTLGGGWGVVTADLCEDYNLEIPELPPEMINRFDKILPSYWSRANPVDIVGEKDNSIPMTVIEAFLRWDGCDAVINLGILGRKILLERLIDSVLTADPTYSPEFLKKANQAFYDFENQYIEHIVRLMEKYDKPVFGVSMLTGKKEQTVYRVKGSALKGVFFATPERAVKAFAKMVEYEQFLKRSRSKT; encoded by the coding sequence TTGAAACAAAATAACGGCACAGTTTTAAATAATATCCCTGAAAGAATCGCTCTATCCGAGTACGATTCCAAAAAACTGTTAAAAAAATACGGCGTCCCGGTTGTGTCCGAATCCGTTGCCGAAGATGAAGATGAAGCCGTTGCAATTGCTGAAACAATAGGTTTTCCGGTTGTCGTTAAAGCAGTGGGATCCAACATTCTACATAAAACCGACCGGAAACTGCTCCAATTGAATCTTGCCGGTGCAGAAGCGGTCCGGCATGCGGTCCGGTCTATTGCTCACAATGCCGCAGATGATCTGGAAGGGATTCTGATTCAACCCTATCTGGCAGGCAAAAGAGAATTTATAGCCGGACTTTTTCGTGATGTTCAATTTGGTCCGGTTATCGTGTTCGGCGCCGGTGGAATCTTCGCAGAAGCCTTGGCAGACGTCACTTTCAGACTGGCTCCGATTCGTGAAGCGGACGCCGCTGAGATGATGCAGGCAATAAAGGCCCGTGCACTGTTAGGCAGCTTCAGGGGGGAGCCTCCCGTCCGGAAAGAACAGGTCATCGCAACCCTTGTGGGGCTTTCTCAATCGGCGGCGGAAATGCCTGAGATAGCGGAAATAGATATCAACCCCCTGATGGTTATGCCGGACGGTCAGACCTGCGCGGTCGATGCCCTGATCGTTAAGTATATTAATCGGCCGGTCGAGCAGAAATATTTGCCCCCCGTCAGCCCTGAGTCCCTCGGGCGTTTCTTTTACCCCCGCTCCATTGCATTTGTCGGGGCTTCTTCTCAAATCGGCAAGTGGGGGCATATGCTGTTTACCATCACCGCCAGCGGTGGTTTCACCGGTGATATTTATCTGGTGAATCCCAAAGGAGAACGCATTGCTGAAAGGACGGTTTTTAAGTCCGTTGTGGAAATCCCCGGTGATGTTGATCTGGCAGTCGTCACGATCCCGGCCGCAAAGGTCGCAGACCTGATTCCCGAATTTAAACAGAAGGGAATCCGGAACATGTTGCTCATCACCTCCGGATTTGCCGAGACAGGTGCGGAAGGCAAAAAAATGGAGGAAATGCTGCTACAAAAGGCGGCTGCAGCGGGAATACTGATGGTGGGACCCAATACCATGGGTATTTGCAATCCCCATATCCATCTATACTGCACCGGCAGTCATGTCCGTCCCCTGCCCGGTTCGACCGCCATAGTGGCCCAATCCGGCAATATGGGGACCCAGTTGTTGGCTTTTGCCGAACAGCAGGCCATCGGAATCCGTGCCTTTTGCGGCTCAGGCAATGAAGCCATGATCACCATCGAAGATTATCTGGATGCCTTTGAAAAGGACGAACTGACCCGAACCGTCATGTTGTATGTTGAAAGTGTTAAAAACGGCCGTCGTTTTTTTGAGAGCGCTTGCCGGGTCGGACAAAAAAAACCCATCGTTCTGTTAAAAGGCGGTCGCAGCAAGGCCGGTAATCGGGCGGCGGCCAGCCATACCGGTGCTCTCACCAGCGACATCAAGGTTTTCGACGCCATGTGCCGGCAGGCCGGCATTGTTAAAGTCGAACGTCCCATGGATCTGCTCGATCTGGCGGCTGCGTTTTCATCCCTGCCCCTTCCCAAAGGCAACCGGGTCGCCATTATGACTTTAGGCGGCGGTTGGGGTGTTGTCACGGCGGATTTATGCGAAGACTACAACCTGGAGATCCCGGAACTGCCGCCGGAAATGATAAATCGGTTTGATAAAATCCTGCCGTCCTATTGGAGCCGGGCAAACCCGGTCGACATTGTCGGCGAAAAAGACAACTCCATTCCCATGACGGTTATTGAGGCGTTTTTAAGATGGGACGGCTGTGACGCCGTTATCAACCTGGGTATTCTGGGGCGCAAGATCCTGCTGGAACGCCTGATTGATTCGGTTTTAACGGCAGATCCCACCTATTCCCCTGAGTTTTTAAAAAAGGCCAATCAGGCCTTTTATGATTTTGAAAATCAATACATTGAACATATCGTCCGCTTGATGGAGAAATACGACAAACCCGTATTTGGTGTCAGTATGCTGACGGGAAAAAAAGAGCAGACCGTATACCGGGTCAAGGGCAGCGCGCTCAAAGGCGTCTTCTTTGCAACACCCGAACGCGCGGTCAAGGCATTTGCGAAAATGGTTGAATATGAACAGTTTCTAAAACGTTCCCGCAGCAAAACATAA
- the ispF gene encoding 2-C-methyl-D-erythritol 2,4-cyclodiphosphate synthase — protein sequence MRIGMGYDVHRLVSGRKLVLGGVTIPFEKGLLGHSDADVLVHAICDALLGAAGLGDIGLHFPDTDPKYKDISSLKLLFETAGLVLANGYQLQNIDTTIFAESPRLAPYRTAMQLNIAQTLKVDACLVNIKATTVEGLGIIGSGEGIAAMSVVLLD from the coding sequence ATGCGTATCGGCATGGGGTATGATGTTCATCGGTTGGTTTCAGGACGCAAACTTGTACTGGGCGGCGTAACGATCCCCTTTGAAAAAGGGCTCTTGGGCCATTCCGATGCGGACGTTCTGGTCCATGCAATCTGTGATGCCCTGCTGGGAGCAGCCGGTTTGGGTGATATCGGTCTGCATTTTCCGGATACCGATCCAAAATATAAAGATATCAGTAGTTTAAAATTGCTGTTCGAAACAGCTGGTCTTGTCCTCGCCAATGGATATCAACTTCAGAATATTGATACGACCATTTTCGCGGAAAGCCCCAGGCTGGCGCCTTACCGAACGGCCATGCAGCTTAACATAGCCCAAACCCTTAAAGTGGATGCTTGTCTGGTCAACATTAAGGCAACCACCGTCGAAGGCCTGGGTATCATTGGAAGCGGGGAAGGCATCGCTGCAATGAGCGTCGTTCTTTTAGACTGA
- a CDS encoding SPOR domain-containing protein gives MIQVVKHFAFRVWATLLLGGLLSLTLLSVWQSVMGLEWLIVPVAAVFGLMFFLIGWLSSRVGISQIEHLRDEAAVWERAGLPDEAQAVYQKALAVYDSFLLSPRSKKKSAIALIAQMARFYLARAIKNDDTEAFILTYLEAHPEDSEFAENWLQQIDSRHLVDKKYQDVADGIGSALPDNIQVQQLLAKLYLSARRTDFPAQQVYRRALSGEGAAADSIMELAAIFMDEGRADERALDIYLKAFQIDSHNEQIIKSIAACVRWVPQTEKTADLLQKARQLLDGISEIKLPKMPAGFVPSPRPAPPRKERMALNPLKAAGSLLYRFINTLLVAVRFLGRGGIKTVFWLIDIVQTSRKTRILLKWSVVGVFAVAIIVLMVNTIGHFIKTAMGDRQQKRAAVSAVTDPYTLQVAAYLKPEHAKAYVATLKKMNIDAYWTEAVGNNKNWFQVRVSHFPDKKSAVAYGETLKSKGIINDFFVANY, from the coding sequence GTGATTCAGGTCGTTAAACATTTTGCCTTTCGTGTCTGGGCAACGCTTCTCCTGGGGGGCCTCCTCAGCCTTACGCTCCTATCGGTCTGGCAGTCTGTCATGGGACTTGAGTGGCTGATCGTTCCGGTTGCGGCTGTGTTTGGCTTGATGTTTTTTTTGATCGGCTGGTTATCCAGCCGGGTGGGAATTTCCCAGATAGAACACCTGCGGGATGAAGCTGCCGTGTGGGAAAGAGCCGGGCTGCCGGATGAGGCCCAAGCCGTGTATCAAAAAGCTTTGGCAGTATACGACAGCTTTCTATTATCTCCCCGCTCGAAAAAGAAAAGCGCGATCGCGCTGATCGCCCAGATGGCCCGCTTTTACCTGGCTCGCGCGATTAAAAATGACGACACTGAAGCGTTTATCCTGACCTATTTGGAAGCACACCCCGAGGACAGCGAATTTGCCGAGAACTGGCTGCAACAAATTGACAGCCGGCACCTGGTCGACAAGAAATATCAAGATGTCGCCGATGGGATCGGCAGCGCCCTGCCGGATAATATTCAGGTTCAGCAATTGCTGGCGAAACTCTACCTGTCAGCTCGTCGGACGGATTTTCCGGCCCAACAGGTATATCGACGGGCGCTTTCCGGCGAGGGAGCGGCAGCAGATAGTATCATGGAGTTGGCCGCAATTTTCATGGATGAAGGCCGCGCAGACGAAAGGGCCCTTGATATCTATCTGAAAGCATTTCAGATAGACAGCCATAACGAACAGATTATCAAGTCCATCGCCGCCTGTGTTCGCTGGGTTCCGCAAACCGAAAAGACAGCTGACTTGTTGCAAAAGGCCCGTCAACTCCTGGACGGCATCAGTGAAATTAAATTGCCAAAGATGCCTGCCGGTTTTGTGCCTTCACCGCGACCGGCGCCTCCCCGAAAAGAAAGAATGGCGCTCAACCCCCTTAAAGCCGCCGGGTCATTGCTGTACCGTTTTATCAATACCCTGTTGGTTGCGGTAAGATTCCTTGGAAGGGGCGGTATCAAGACCGTTTTTTGGCTGATCGATATCGTCCAGACTTCCCGGAAGACCCGAATCTTGCTGAAATGGTCGGTTGTCGGCGTTTTTGCTGTCGCTATCATTGTCCTGATGGTTAACACCATCGGTCATTTTATCAAAACCGCCATGGGCGACAGACAGCAAAAACGGGCGGCTGTGTCGGCTGTGACAGACCCTTATACCTTACAGGTTGCAGCCTACTTGAAACCTGAACATGCCAAAGCCTATGTTGCGACGCTTAAAAAAATGAATATCGATGCCTATTGGACGGAAGCGGTTGGAAACAACAAAAATTGGTTCCAGGTAAGGGTGTCGCATTTTCCCGATAAAAAGTCCGCCGTCGCTTATGGAGAAACATTGAAGTCCAAGGGTATCATCAATGATTTTTTTGTCGCCAATTACTGA
- a CDS encoding inorganic pyrophosphatase Ppa, with protein sequence MSTTDKLNTAQGFEIEAYKRPKHFNDLIKTHVPFTGSPKRHPFDSGKVVLFTDPYSTHTAYYEFNASDISYLEELPSLVHLDGKAILMVRIWVKKLSLGLRCTPFMVADTRTGSNYGLG encoded by the coding sequence ATGTCGACTACAGATAAATTAAACACGGCCCAGGGATTTGAAATTGAAGCATATAAAAGACCCAAGCATTTTAATGATCTGATCAAAACCCATGTGCCGTTTACCGGCTCTCCCAAACGGCACCCATTCGACTCGGGAAAAGTTGTTTTATTTACCGATCCCTATAGCACCCACACCGCCTACTATGAGTTTAACGCCTCGGATATATCGTATCTGGAAGAACTTCCCAGCCTTGTCCATTTAGACGGAAAGGCGATCCTCATGGTCCGCATCTGGGTAAAAAAATTAAGCCTCGGCCTGAGGTGCACCCCATTTATGGTTGCGGATACCCGCACAGGATCAAATTATGGATTGGGCTGA
- the cysS gene encoding cysteine--tRNA ligase, producing MNFRIYNTLSGNKEVFKPIRPGKVKMYVCGPTAYDSCHIGHARSAVVFDVMVRYLRHKELEVLYVRNFTDVDDKIINRANELGMEPSRLAEKYISEFYHDMDALKVLRADHEPRATEHIQQMITVIETLIQKEMAYQINGDVFFSVESFKGYGKLSGRKLEDMEAGARVDVDEKKRNPFDFALWKSSKPGEPSWDSPWGKGRPGWHIECSAMSTEYLGKTFDIHGGGKDLIFPHHENEIAQSEAAFGKPFATYWVHNGFVNIAHEKMSKSLGNFLLIKDVLTSHHPEVVRLFLLSNHYRSPIDYSQNAMDESVIALDKVYALLDRVDDLNGAMDASEETPGSGEYWERFCESMDDDFNTARGIGVLFEAVRSINRTLDENQSALSLSLKNKIIADRNDILQIGRILGILSEPPKSYFSAKKHQALEKKAIDPAVIEKMIQDRIAARKAKDWAKADQIRKHLSGMNVHLEDRPDGTVWKIGD from the coding sequence ATGAACTTTCGCATATATAACACGCTGAGCGGCAACAAAGAAGTTTTTAAGCCGATTCGACCCGGAAAGGTAAAAATGTACGTTTGCGGGCCCACCGCCTACGATTCATGTCATATCGGGCATGCGCGCTCGGCCGTGGTGTTTGATGTAATGGTACGGTATCTCCGCCATAAAGAGCTCGAAGTGCTTTATGTCCGCAACTTTACCGATGTGGACGATAAAATCATCAACCGTGCCAACGAACTGGGCATGGAACCTTCCCGGCTCGCTGAAAAATATATTTCGGAATTTTATCATGATATGGACGCCCTCAAGGTTTTACGGGCGGACCATGAACCCCGTGCGACCGAACACATTCAACAGATGATAACGGTCATTGAAACGTTGATACAAAAAGAAATGGCTTACCAGATCAATGGGGATGTTTTTTTTTCAGTAGAATCGTTTAAGGGATACGGAAAGCTTTCCGGAAGAAAACTGGAGGATATGGAGGCCGGCGCCCGGGTCGATGTCGATGAAAAAAAACGGAACCCCTTTGATTTCGCCTTGTGGAAATCCTCAAAACCCGGGGAACCGTCCTGGGACAGTCCCTGGGGAAAAGGACGGCCGGGATGGCACATCGAATGCTCCGCCATGAGCACCGAATATCTGGGAAAAACCTTTGATATCCACGGCGGCGGCAAAGACCTCATCTTCCCCCATCATGAAAACGAAATCGCCCAGTCCGAAGCCGCATTCGGCAAACCCTTTGCCACCTATTGGGTTCACAATGGCTTCGTCAATATCGCCCATGAAAAAATGTCGAAATCCCTGGGAAACTTTCTGCTGATTAAAGATGTGCTCACATCCCATCACCCCGAAGTGGTTCGTCTTTTTTTGCTGTCCAACCATTACCGCAGTCCCATCGATTATTCGCAAAACGCAATGGATGAATCCGTTATTGCCCTTGACAAAGTCTATGCCCTGCTGGATCGGGTTGACGATCTGAACGGCGCTATGGATGCTTCTGAAGAGACCCCCGGATCCGGTGAATACTGGGAACGTTTTTGCGAATCCATGGACGATGATTTTAACACGGCCCGCGGCATCGGCGTGCTCTTTGAGGCTGTCCGCAGCATCAACAGAACTTTGGACGAAAACCAGTCGGCATTGTCATTATCCTTGAAAAATAAAATAATAGCCGACCGCAACGATATCCTTCAGATCGGCCGTATCCTCGGAATACTTTCGGAACCCCCCAAATCGTATTTTAGCGCAAAGAAACATCAGGCGCTGGAGAAAAAAGCGATTGATCCGGCGGTGATTGAAAAAATGATCCAGGATCGGATAGCGGCTCGAAAAGCCAAAGACTGGGCAAAGGCCGATCAAATCAGAAAACATCTATCCGGGATGAATGTCCATCTAGAGGATCGACCGGATGGGACAGTCTGGAAGATCGGGGATTAG
- a CDS encoding MFS transporter — METDLLQPTFQIRNIRLFIAFRVFFNARFYYPIFTVLFLDFGLTLEQFAILNAVWAATIVIVEVPSGALADLYGRRNLLIAAGIIMVAEISLLCFVPTGNSRLLFAAFFINRVLSGFAEAAASGADEALAYDALKSKGDVNPSFRHLNSLFKRVSGF; from the coding sequence ATGGAAACCGATTTACTGCAACCGACATTCCAAATAAGAAACATCCGCCTATTTATTGCCTTTCGCGTTTTTTTTAATGCGCGCTTCTATTATCCAATTTTTACCGTATTGTTTCTGGATTTCGGACTTACCCTCGAGCAATTTGCAATTCTCAATGCCGTGTGGGCGGCAACCATTGTCATTGTGGAGGTGCCCTCGGGCGCTCTGGCCGATTTGTATGGCCGGCGCAATCTGCTGATTGCCGCCGGGATCATCATGGTGGCGGAGATTTCGCTGCTTTGTTTTGTTCCGACAGGAAATTCGCGCCTCCTGTTTGCGGCATTTTTTATTAATCGTGTGTTGAGCGGTTTCGCCGAAGCCGCTGCCAGCGGTGCAGATGAAGCCCTGGCGTATGATGCCCTCAAAAGCAAAGGGGATGTCAATCCATCCTTCAGACATTTAAACTCACTTTTCAAACGGGTCTCTGGATTCTGA
- a CDS encoding MlaE family lipid ABC transporter permease subunit: MNSSMPSSPHYHLSETETGETVIRLHGRMDVETAAEILDNLTTLIKEKSPKALTVDLEDVTHFDDFGALVLFELKHLMSAHKGAFKMVRISNQPQEILSQVSFDTHDKCALPPKPKRSVNILVRLGESTITHTYNIRLMAAFIGSVFLAFVRVLFKPLLLRVDDTITHIENTGVHAIPIVALISFLLGLIIAFMSSLQMQQFGANIYVASLVALAMVSELGPIMTAIIVAGRTGSAFAAEIGTMKISEEVDALFSMGFDPTLFLVIPRMIASIVVVPILTLFFDIFAIFGGLVVGVLILKLSPSAYITQTIDTLSLVEMTWGFAKSIIFAILVSWIACLRGFQTKGGAAAVGNAATSAVVSSLFLIILFDSIIAIIRGYWG, from the coding sequence ATGAACAGCAGCATGCCCTCATCCCCCCACTATCATCTGTCTGAAACGGAAACCGGTGAAACTGTCATTCGTCTTCACGGCCGAATGGATGTTGAAACCGCCGCTGAAATCCTTGATAATCTGACCACCTTGATAAAAGAAAAATCTCCCAAAGCCCTGACGGTGGACCTTGAAGACGTCACACACTTCGATGATTTTGGCGCTTTGGTGCTGTTTGAACTAAAACACCTCATGTCAGCTCACAAGGGCGCCTTTAAAATGGTCCGTATCAGCAATCAGCCCCAGGAAATCCTTTCCCAGGTCAGCTTCGATACGCATGATAAATGTGCATTGCCCCCGAAACCCAAAAGGTCGGTAAACATTCTGGTCCGATTGGGGGAGTCGACCATTACGCATACCTATAACATCCGATTAATGGCCGCTTTCATCGGTTCCGTGTTTCTCGCTTTTGTGCGCGTCTTATTTAAGCCGTTACTCCTGCGCGTCGATGACACCATTACCCACATCGAAAACACCGGCGTCCATGCAATCCCGATTGTTGCCCTTATCAGTTTTTTGCTCGGACTGATTATTGCGTTCATGTCTTCTTTGCAGATGCAACAGTTTGGGGCCAACATTTATGTCGCCTCTTTGGTTGCCCTGGCGATGGTGTCGGAACTGGGACCGATCATGACGGCGATTATCGTGGCGGGAAGAACCGGTTCCGCCTTTGCCGCTGAAATCGGAACAATGAAAATTTCCGAAGAGGTCGACGCACTTTTCAGCATGGGCTTTGACCCGACGCTGTTTTTAGTGATTCCCAGGATGATCGCATCCATCGTTGTCGTGCCGATATTGACTTTGTTTTTTGACATTTTCGCAATTTTCGGAGGGCTTGTTGTGGGTGTATTGATACTGAAACTTTCTCCCAGCGCGTATATCACCCAGACGATCGACACCCTTTCACTGGTTGAGATGACCTGGGGTTTTGCGAAAAGTATTATTTTTGCCATACTGGTTTCGTGGATTGCCTGTCTGAGAGGGTTTCAGACCAAAGGCGGGGCTGCTGCCGTGGGAAATGCCGCCACTTCCGCGGTCGTGAGCAGTCTTTTTTTAATTATCCTGTTTGATTCCATTATTGCGATTATTCGCGG
- a CDS encoding PBP1A family penicillin-binding protein, which translates to MRLFEKIHRLFRLVFFSILFLSGLAAILLVGIFFLALKDLPRVPEPLSRIIETPPTEIIAATGERILIIGGRDTVPLNRVSPGFLQAVIATEDHRFWEHHGINKIRILKAIWVTLFEPGKIQGASTITQQLSKNLFFSFKRSYVRKFQELFVALQIESQYSKREILEAYVNQIPFGVGALGVEQASRTFLDKSAIDLNLAEAALLAGLPKSPTRYNPYFYYDRAKKRQRTVLQRMVAAGYITQEQADEGFAYEFKFRQKPAGARTGSYYIDMVIKYLEERYGPEIVYHGGLKITTTLDPQLQSLAVTALQKGLKDIERNLGSSAVGKAANDAESFRPQGALVVVDTTTGAVKALVGGRDYFESEYNRAIQNHRLPGSGFKPFLYYTAFEKLNLNPATVLVDKPVVVPVAGAKDWAPENFEKLFEGPIVLKKAFTSSINTIAAQLVELAGPQDVIKTAQRCGIQSRLTPVYSIALGTSGVSPLEMASSFAVFASGGIHFEPFWVSRVEDAYGRVIDEHIVSGKKVLDKNIVYQVVDMMRGVIDEGTGSVIRRMGFELPAAGKTGTTDGYKDAWFTGFTPTLSTSVWVGYDRDVSLRTSHGGGFTGSRAAAPIWAEFMTKATEGEPHREFPIPDDIQFEQVDPVSGCRAGALTQGSVRVALRKGQRVCEADTTEKLQKNGIP; encoded by the coding sequence ATGCGTCTTTTTGAAAAAATACACCGTTTATTCAGACTTGTTTTCTTTTCAATCCTCTTCTTGTCCGGATTGGCCGCGATCTTGCTGGTGGGCATTTTTTTTCTGGCCCTAAAAGACCTGCCCCGCGTTCCGGAACCGTTAAGCCGGATCATCGAAACACCTCCCACGGAAATCATCGCAGCCACCGGTGAAAGGATCCTGATTATCGGCGGCCGCGATACCGTTCCCTTAAACCGGGTTTCGCCCGGTTTTCTACAGGCTGTTATAGCCACCGAAGATCACAGATTCTGGGAACATCATGGCATCAACAAGATCCGCATATTGAAAGCGATCTGGGTTACTCTGTTTGAACCTGGAAAAATTCAAGGGGCGTCAACGATTACCCAGCAACTATCCAAGAACCTTTTTTTCAGTTTTAAACGCTCTTACGTCCGTAAATTTCAAGAACTGTTTGTCGCCCTGCAAATTGAATCGCAATACTCGAAACGTGAAATACTGGAAGCGTATGTCAATCAAATCCCTTTTGGCGTGGGCGCCCTCGGGGTTGAGCAGGCGTCCCGAACTTTTTTGGATAAATCGGCCATTGACCTGAATCTGGCGGAAGCCGCCCTGCTGGCCGGGTTGCCCAAATCACCCACCCGATATAATCCATACTTTTACTATGATCGCGCCAAAAAACGTCAACGGACTGTTCTGCAACGTATGGTTGCAGCCGGATATATCACCCAGGAGCAGGCCGATGAAGGGTTTGCTTATGAATTCAAATTCAGACAAAAACCCGCAGGAGCGCGCACCGGCAGCTATTACATAGATATGGTCATCAAATACCTGGAAGAACGCTATGGGCCTGAAATCGTTTATCACGGCGGCCTTAAAATAACCACAACCCTCGATCCCCAGTTGCAATCCCTGGCAGTAACGGCGCTCCAGAAAGGTCTCAAAGACATCGAAAGGAATTTGGGTTCATCTGCGGTGGGTAAAGCGGCCAATGATGCTGAATCGTTTCGGCCCCAAGGGGCCCTGGTTGTCGTAGATACAACCACCGGCGCCGTCAAGGCGCTGGTGGGCGGGCGCGATTATTTCGAATCCGAATACAATCGGGCGATTCAAAACCACCGGTTGCCGGGTTCCGGGTTTAAACCTTTTTTATACTACACCGCTTTTGAAAAATTAAACCTAAATCCGGCCACTGTTTTAGTGGATAAACCGGTTGTTGTCCCGGTGGCGGGTGCAAAAGACTGGGCGCCTGAAAATTTCGAAAAGCTATTTGAGGGCCCCATCGTCTTAAAAAAGGCTTTCACCAGTTCCATCAACACCATTGCCGCCCAATTGGTGGAGCTTGCCGGACCGCAGGATGTGATTAAAACAGCCCAGCGCTGCGGCATACAGAGCCGTTTAACGCCGGTCTATTCGATTGCCCTGGGAACCTCCGGCGTCAGTCCGCTGGAAATGGCGTCATCTTTTGCCGTTTTTGCCAGCGGCGGCATCCATTTTGAACCTTTCTGGGTATCCCGGGTGGAGGATGCTTACGGCAGGGTCATCGACGAACATATTGTCAGCGGAAAAAAAGTGCTGGATAAAAATATCGTTTACCAGGTTGTCGACATGATGCGCGGCGTGATCGATGAAGGTACCGGCAGCGTTATCCGTCGCATGGGCTTTGAACTTCCGGCAGCCGGCAAGACCGGAACCACCGACGGCTATAAAGACGCCTGGTTTACGGGTTTTACACCGACCCTAAGCACATCTGTATGGGTGGGCTACGATAGAGATGTCAGTCTCCGGACTTCGCATGGCGGAGGTTTTACCGGCAGCCGGGCTGCGGCACCCATATGGGCTGAATTCATGACGAAAGCAACGGAAGGGGAACCCCATCGTGAGTTTCCGATACCGGATGATATCCAGTTCGAGCAGGTCGATCCTGTCAGCGGTTGCCGTGCAGGCGCTCTTACCCAGGGAAGTGTTCGTGTCGCCCTACGCAAAGGCCAGCGTGTCTGCGAGGCGGACACAACCGAAAAATTACAGAAAAATGGGATCCCATGA